A stretch of Corallococcus silvisoli DNA encodes these proteins:
- a CDS encoding glycogen/starch/alpha-glucan phosphorylase gives MAPPASARPVPSPSSASGAPEDSGRTGLDAASVRRGFFEHVRYSRGKNPETATPHDRFMALSLAVRDRLTDRWVKTARTYYEQDVKRAYYLSAEYLLGRALGNNLLNLNMYDAAAAAMQEVGVDLSQLLEMEPDAGLGNGGLGRLAACFLDSLATLGYPGMGYGIRYEFGIFSQDLVEGHQVERADEWLKFGNPWEIVRPEKAVPVRFFGRVEHHQGPDGRPVARWVGGKTVIGVPYDTPIAGFGNNTVNTLRLWQARASAEFDLLLFNAGDYERSVVEKNDSEVISKVLYPNDAFQAGKELRLKQQYFFVACSIADIVRRYLKNHNDFRDFSRKCAIQLNDTHPAIGVAELMRVLVDEKRLLWDEAWSITQETFGYTNHTLLAEAMERWPVSLFERLLPRHLEIIFEINQRFMRQVQIRYPFDVEKQQRMSLVEEGPEKKIRMAHLAVVGSHSINGVAALHTDLLRRDVLPDFAQMYPERFNNKTNGVTPRRWLAWCNPRLSKLITSRIGEGWTTDLDQLLKLEPHAEDAEFRKAFREVKRANKEELAQHVRDLRWVQLNPDAIFDVQIKRLHEYKRQLLDAIHIVALWMKARRDPSSVITPRAFLFGAKAAPGYHLAKLTIRLINGIAEVVNSDAGATGLQVVFLPNYRVSLAERIIPAADVSEQISTAGWEASGTGNMKLMLNGALTLGTLDGANVEIRDAVGDENFFLFGLTADEVIARKKAGYRPRDVYEANTELREALDLIRSGFFSPEDRNLFQPLVDSLLNEDRYLVLADFAAYAAKQEDVARAYRDVESWTKKCIINVARAGIFSSDRTIKQYAEEIWHVQQTRVE, from the coding sequence ATGGCTCCTCCCGCCTCCGCGCGCCCCGTTCCGTCCCCGTCCTCCGCTTCGGGCGCGCCCGAAGACAGCGGCCGCACCGGGCTCGACGCGGCCAGCGTCCGTCGCGGCTTCTTCGAACACGTGCGGTATTCGCGCGGCAAGAACCCGGAGACGGCCACGCCGCATGACCGCTTCATGGCGCTGTCCCTGGCGGTGCGCGACCGCCTCACCGACCGCTGGGTGAAGACGGCGCGCACCTACTACGAGCAGGACGTCAAGCGCGCCTACTACCTGTCCGCGGAGTACCTGCTGGGTCGGGCGCTGGGCAACAATCTGCTCAACCTCAACATGTACGACGCCGCGGCGGCCGCCATGCAGGAGGTCGGCGTGGACCTGAGCCAGCTGCTGGAGATGGAGCCGGACGCGGGCCTGGGCAACGGCGGTCTGGGGCGGCTCGCCGCGTGCTTCCTGGACTCGCTGGCGACGCTCGGCTACCCGGGCATGGGCTACGGCATCCGCTATGAGTTCGGCATCTTCTCCCAGGACCTGGTGGAGGGACACCAGGTGGAGCGCGCGGACGAGTGGCTGAAGTTCGGCAACCCGTGGGAGATCGTCCGGCCGGAGAAGGCGGTGCCGGTGCGCTTCTTCGGGCGCGTGGAGCACCACCAGGGCCCGGATGGCCGGCCGGTGGCGCGCTGGGTGGGCGGCAAGACGGTGATTGGCGTGCCGTACGACACGCCCATCGCGGGCTTCGGCAACAACACCGTCAACACGCTGCGGCTGTGGCAGGCGCGCGCGAGCGCGGAGTTCGACCTGCTCCTGTTCAACGCGGGCGACTACGAGCGCTCCGTGGTGGAGAAGAACGACTCGGAGGTCATCTCCAAGGTCCTCTACCCCAACGACGCGTTCCAGGCGGGCAAGGAGCTGCGCCTCAAGCAGCAGTACTTCTTCGTGGCGTGCTCCATCGCGGACATCGTCCGGCGCTACCTGAAGAACCACAATGACTTCCGGGACTTCTCCCGCAAGTGCGCCATCCAGCTCAATGACACGCACCCGGCCATTGGCGTGGCGGAGCTGATGCGCGTGCTGGTGGATGAGAAGCGCCTGCTCTGGGACGAGGCGTGGTCCATCACCCAGGAGACGTTCGGCTACACCAACCACACGCTGCTGGCGGAGGCGATGGAGCGCTGGCCGGTGTCGCTGTTCGAGCGCCTGCTGCCCCGGCACCTGGAGATCATCTTCGAGATCAACCAGCGCTTCATGCGCCAGGTGCAGATCCGCTACCCGTTCGACGTGGAGAAGCAGCAGCGGATGAGCCTGGTGGAGGAGGGCCCGGAGAAGAAGATCCGCATGGCCCACCTGGCCGTGGTGGGCAGCCACAGCATCAACGGCGTGGCCGCGCTGCACACGGACCTGCTGCGCCGGGACGTGCTGCCGGACTTCGCGCAGATGTACCCGGAGCGCTTCAACAACAAGACCAACGGCGTGACGCCCCGCCGCTGGCTGGCCTGGTGCAACCCGCGCCTGTCCAAGCTCATCACCAGCCGCATCGGCGAGGGGTGGACCACGGACCTGGACCAGCTGCTCAAGCTGGAGCCGCACGCGGAGGACGCGGAGTTCCGCAAGGCCTTCCGCGAGGTGAAGCGGGCCAACAAGGAGGAGCTGGCGCAGCACGTGCGGGACTTGCGTTGGGTGCAGCTCAACCCGGACGCCATCTTCGACGTGCAGATCAAGCGCCTGCACGAGTACAAGCGGCAGCTGCTGGACGCCATCCACATCGTGGCGCTGTGGATGAAGGCGCGGCGCGACCCGTCGAGCGTCATCACGCCCCGGGCCTTCCTCTTCGGCGCGAAGGCGGCGCCGGGCTACCACCTGGCGAAGCTGACCATCCGGCTCATCAACGGCATCGCGGAGGTGGTGAACAGCGACGCGGGCGCCACCGGGTTGCAGGTGGTGTTCCTGCCCAACTACCGGGTGAGCCTGGCCGAGCGCATCATCCCCGCGGCGGACGTGTCCGAGCAGATCTCCACGGCGGGCTGGGAGGCCTCCGGCACGGGCAACATGAAGCTGATGCTCAACGGCGCGCTGACGCTGGGCACGCTGGACGGCGCCAACGTGGAGATCCGCGACGCGGTGGGCGACGAGAACTTCTTCCTCTTCGGCCTCACGGCGGACGAGGTCATCGCGCGCAAGAAGGCGGGCTACCGGCCGCGCGACGTGTACGAGGCCAACACGGAGCTGCGCGAGGCGTTGGACCTCATCCGCTCCGGCTTCTTCTCCCCGGAGGACCGCAACCTCTTCCAGCCGCTGGTGGACAGCCTGCTCAACGAGGACCGCTACCTGGTGCTGGCGGACTTCGCGGCGTACGCGGCGAAGCAGGAGGACGTGGCGCGCGCGTACAGGGACGTGGAGTCCTGGACGAAGAAGTGCATCATCAACGTGGCGCGCGCGGGCATCTTCTCCTCGGACCGCACCATCAAGCAGTACGCGGAGGAGATCTGGCACGTGCAGCAGACCCGCGTGGAGTGA
- a CDS encoding peptidoglycan DD-metalloendopeptidase family protein gives MKTASLLCLAALGVASTSEAATHFEIKNRRIEPRQTLAGALHEAALPDAQVEAVIAALEGVFDFRKSRVGDQFRLVMRNGELDFFDYRQSTVDEWQVRRDGEKYVGSKRSIEVEKQVSLVSLEITSSLYEATLAAGEDPSIGLVLSDVFAWDIDFYRDVRKGDKAKALVEKFVSKGRVLRYGEVLAATYEGGLVGNKRVFRYVLPDGEANFFQEDGASAKKTFLKSPLKYAHVTSSFGSRFHPVLQYVKNHNGVDYGTPIGTPVWAVADGTVVSAGNAGAAGNMVLLRHANGMETQYMHLSRFGDGVRAGQRVRQKQVIAYSGNTGRSTGPHLHFGLKRNGAYANPLTQKFPRADPLPKELTADFLAKAHDMAQQLDAVSVAAVAGKAAAPATATK, from the coding sequence ATGAAGACCGCTTCCCTCCTCTGCCTGGCCGCCCTCGGGGTGGCTTCGACGTCCGAAGCCGCCACCCACTTCGAAATCAAGAACCGCCGCATCGAGCCGCGCCAGACGCTGGCGGGCGCGCTGCATGAAGCGGCGCTGCCCGACGCGCAGGTGGAGGCGGTCATCGCCGCGCTGGAGGGCGTGTTCGACTTCCGCAAGTCGCGCGTGGGAGACCAGTTCCGGCTGGTGATGCGCAACGGCGAGCTGGACTTCTTCGACTACCGCCAGAGCACCGTGGACGAGTGGCAGGTGCGCCGCGACGGGGAGAAGTACGTCGGCAGCAAGCGCTCCATCGAGGTGGAGAAGCAGGTGTCGCTGGTGTCGCTGGAGATCACCTCGTCCCTGTACGAGGCGACGCTGGCGGCGGGCGAGGACCCGTCCATCGGCCTGGTGCTGTCGGACGTGTTCGCGTGGGACATCGACTTCTACCGGGACGTGCGCAAGGGCGACAAGGCGAAGGCCCTGGTGGAGAAGTTCGTCTCCAAGGGCCGCGTGCTGCGCTACGGCGAGGTGCTGGCGGCCACGTATGAAGGCGGGCTCGTGGGCAACAAGCGCGTGTTCCGCTACGTGCTGCCCGACGGCGAGGCCAACTTCTTCCAGGAGGACGGCGCCAGCGCGAAGAAGACCTTCCTCAAGAGCCCGCTGAAGTACGCGCACGTCACCAGCAGCTTCGGGTCGCGGTTCCACCCGGTGCTCCAGTACGTGAAGAACCACAACGGCGTGGACTACGGCACGCCCATTGGCACCCCGGTGTGGGCGGTGGCGGACGGCACCGTGGTGTCCGCGGGCAACGCGGGCGCCGCGGGCAACATGGTGCTGCTGCGCCACGCCAACGGCATGGAGACGCAGTACATGCACCTGTCGCGCTTCGGCGACGGCGTGCGCGCCGGTCAGCGCGTGCGGCAGAAGCAGGTGATTGCCTATTCGGGCAACACCGGCCGCTCCACCGGCCCGCACCTGCACTTCGGCCTGAAGCGCAACGGCGCCTACGCCAACCCGCTTACGCAGAAGTTCCCCCGCGCGGATCCGCTGCCCAAGGAGCTGACGGCGGACTTCCTCGCCAAGGCGCACGACATGGCCCAGCAGCTGGATGCCGTGTCCGTGGCGGCCGTCGCGGGCAAGGCGGCCGCGCCGGCCACCGCCACGAAGTAG
- a CDS encoding M3 family metallopeptidase: MSEPLVPDAARHVTCPPEEFRRASEEALAKARDGIARLKTLPASTPSQDVLELFDESSAALDDAAARASVVRHTHPEAALREAAEQAEQAIENLANDIRMDRGVYDVLARVDLSQADAATRKWMEKVLRDFRRAGVDRDDATRERVKALQEELVRIGQEFSRNISQDTRTVALPPVALDGLPEDYVRAHAPGPDGQVRISTDYPDLVPFLTYARDGKAREELWRANRQRGYPANVDVLQKLVQKRHELATLLGYPHWAAYATEDKMVRTADAAGTFIRKIADAAEARMKRDYAVLLERKRKDDPGAANVDPWDSGYLDDRVKAEQYAFDSQTVRPYFEYTRVKQGVLDLTARLFGVTYRPVKDVPVWHPDVEAYDVYEGATLKGRFFLDMHPRADKYKHAAQFTLTSGKAGRRLPEGALICNFPKPGAEPALMQHGDVVTFFHEFGHLLHHIFGGHTRWAGLSGVRTEWDFVEAPSQMLEEWARDVTCLQTFAKHYQTGEALPAERVERMLRADEFGKGLFVRQQMFYAALSLELYRRDPKGLDATSLVRELQGQYIPFPYLEGTYFHLTFGHLDGYSSNYYTYMWSLVIAKDLFTVFQKQGLLSPAPAQAYRRAVLEPGGSDDAAHLVHHFLGRDYDFRAYEAWLNKAA, encoded by the coding sequence GTGTCCGAGCCCCTGGTCCCCGACGCCGCCCGCCATGTCACCTGCCCGCCGGAGGAGTTCCGTCGCGCGAGCGAGGAGGCCCTGGCCAAGGCCCGCGACGGCATCGCGCGCCTGAAGACGCTGCCCGCCTCCACGCCCTCCCAGGACGTGCTGGAGCTGTTCGACGAGTCCTCCGCGGCGCTGGATGACGCCGCCGCGCGCGCCAGCGTCGTGCGCCACACGCACCCGGAGGCTGCCCTGCGCGAGGCCGCGGAGCAGGCCGAGCAGGCCATCGAGAACCTGGCCAACGACATCCGCATGGACCGGGGCGTCTACGATGTCCTGGCGCGCGTGGACCTGTCCCAGGCCGACGCCGCCACGCGCAAGTGGATGGAGAAGGTGCTGCGCGACTTCCGCCGCGCTGGCGTGGATCGCGACGACGCCACCCGCGAGCGGGTGAAGGCGCTCCAAGAGGAGCTGGTCCGCATTGGCCAGGAGTTCAGCCGCAACATCAGCCAGGACACCCGCACGGTGGCCCTGCCCCCGGTCGCGCTGGACGGCCTGCCGGAGGACTATGTCCGCGCGCACGCCCCCGGCCCGGACGGCCAGGTGCGCATCTCCACCGACTACCCGGACCTGGTGCCCTTCCTCACCTACGCGCGCGACGGCAAGGCCCGCGAAGAGCTCTGGCGCGCCAACCGCCAGCGCGGCTACCCCGCCAACGTGGACGTGCTCCAGAAGCTGGTCCAGAAGCGCCACGAGCTGGCCACGCTGCTGGGCTACCCGCACTGGGCCGCCTACGCCACCGAGGACAAGATGGTGCGCACCGCGGACGCCGCGGGCACCTTCATCCGGAAGATCGCCGACGCCGCGGAGGCGCGCATGAAGCGCGACTACGCCGTGCTCCTGGAGCGCAAGCGCAAGGACGACCCGGGCGCCGCCAACGTGGACCCGTGGGACTCCGGCTACCTGGATGACCGCGTGAAGGCGGAGCAGTACGCCTTCGACTCGCAGACGGTGCGCCCCTACTTCGAATACACGCGCGTGAAGCAGGGCGTCCTGGACCTCACCGCGCGCCTGTTCGGCGTCACCTACCGCCCGGTGAAGGACGTGCCCGTGTGGCACCCGGACGTGGAGGCCTATGACGTCTACGAGGGCGCCACCCTCAAGGGCCGCTTCTTCCTGGACATGCACCCGCGCGCGGACAAGTACAAGCACGCGGCCCAGTTCACGCTGACCAGCGGCAAGGCGGGCCGGCGGCTCCCGGAGGGCGCGCTCATCTGCAACTTCCCCAAGCCCGGCGCGGAGCCCGCGCTGATGCAGCACGGCGACGTGGTGACCTTCTTCCACGAGTTCGGCCACCTGCTGCACCACATCTTCGGCGGCCACACGCGCTGGGCGGGCCTGTCCGGTGTGCGCACGGAGTGGGACTTCGTGGAGGCCCCGTCGCAGATGCTGGAGGAGTGGGCCCGCGACGTGACGTGCCTCCAGACCTTCGCGAAGCACTACCAGACAGGAGAGGCGCTGCCCGCGGAGCGGGTGGAGCGCATGCTCCGCGCGGACGAGTTCGGCAAGGGCCTCTTCGTGCGCCAGCAGATGTTCTACGCGGCGCTCAGCCTGGAGCTGTACCGGCGCGACCCCAAGGGCCTGGACGCCACCTCCCTCGTGCGCGAGCTGCAGGGCCAGTACATCCCCTTCCCATACCTGGAGGGGACGTACTTCCACCTCACCTTCGGGCACCTGGACGGGTACTCGTCCAACTACTACACGTACATGTGGTCGCTCGTCATCGCGAAGGACCTCTTCACGGTGTTCCAGAAGCAGGGCCTGCTCAGCCCCGCGCCCGCGCAGGCCTACCGCCGCGCGGTGCTGGAGCCGGGCGGCTCCGACGACGCCGCCCACCTCGTGCACCACTTCCTCGGCCGCGACTACGACTTCCGTGCGTACGAGGCCTGGCTCAACAAGGCCGCGTGA
- a CDS encoding DUF2378 family protein yields MAFPLDDLDQRIALTRPGDTVRGLSFAAVLRLTHQRLGRDTAERLRAPLMQRSPVDFFSYPAVDFLRLLAFASEALQPEFGTRDAALRGCGEAIVGHFFDSTVGQTLLRLTSGGGDPKRLYSNAPTSYATAVSYGQREYQPLGDKRVRLAFKGDLLPVQVHEGILGGALTALHREGQVRGTERALGDSEFLIEWT; encoded by the coding sequence ATGGCGTTCCCCCTGGATGATCTGGACCAACGCATCGCCCTGACCCGACCCGGGGACACGGTGCGGGGGCTGAGCTTCGCGGCGGTGCTGCGGCTGACGCACCAGCGTCTGGGCCGAGACACCGCGGAGCGCCTGCGCGCGCCGCTCATGCAGCGAAGCCCGGTGGACTTCTTCTCCTATCCCGCCGTGGACTTCCTGCGCCTGTTGGCCTTCGCGTCAGAGGCGCTCCAGCCGGAGTTCGGCACGCGCGACGCGGCCCTGCGAGGCTGCGGCGAGGCCATTGTCGGACACTTCTTCGACTCCACCGTGGGCCAGACGCTGCTGCGCCTCACCTCCGGCGGCGGCGACCCCAAGCGCCTCTACAGCAACGCCCCCACGTCGTACGCCACCGCGGTGAGCTACGGGCAGCGCGAATACCAGCCCCTGGGCGACAAGCGCGTGCGCCTGGCCTTCAAGGGCGACCTGCTGCCCGTGCAGGTCCACGAGGGCATCCTCGGCGGCGCCCTCACCGCGCTCCACCGCGAGGGCCAGGTGCGCGGCACCGAGCGGGCCCTGGGCGACTCCGAGTTCCTCATCGAGTGGACCTGA